Genomic DNA from Fusibacter sp. A1:
ATACGTTCGTGGTTATTGACCAATACGGTCAACCGGGTGTATAATGAAATTGACCAGAGTAGTCGGTTTTGTTTGGGAGGTGATTATTTGGAGGATTTATTTAAGGGTTTTGATCCCGAAAAGCGGGATAGGATTGTCAATGCGGCGCTTAAGGAATTTAGTGTGAACACGTTTAAAAAAGCGTCTACCAACAATATCGTCAAAGAGGCCGGTGTGTCAAAAGGACTGCTTTATCATTACTTTCACAGTAAGAAGGAGCTCTACGACCATCTTGAGACCTTTTCCCTAACCACCATGATCGATACCATTTTGGAACATCTGGACTGGGCAGAAAAGGATATTTTTGAAAGAATCAAACAGATCGCGATCATTAAGGCCGGTGTACTGAACAAGTATCCGTACATGGCGGCTTTCACAAAAAATCTCTTCGCGGAGAAGTCCATGGAAGAGATAAAGGCGATCATCGAAGAGCACTCGCCGGATATTAACCATGAAATCTACACTAAAGGAATCGATTTTTCGCTATTTAAAGAAGACGTTCCACCGGACAAGGCGATTAAAATGATTCAGTGGACGATCGAGAA
This window encodes:
- a CDS encoding TetR/AcrR family transcriptional regulator, whose amino-acid sequence is MEDLFKGFDPEKRDRIVNAALKEFSVNTFKKASTNNIVKEAGVSKGLLYHYFHSKKELYDHLETFSLTTMIDTILEHLDWAEKDIFERIKQIAIIKAGVLNKYPYMAAFTKNLFAEKSMEEIKAIIEEHSPDINHEIYTKGIDFSLFKEDVPPDKAIKMIQWTIEKYGEERVAAMNLSDQALDFDQLMKEVDEYLKVLKLAFYK